One Streptomyces sp. NBC_01217 genomic region harbors:
- a CDS encoding DUF456 domain-containing protein, which yields MGVWQLVAVGLVMLLGLVGVLVPGVPGQAIVWAAVLWWALTDMTPVAWGVLIAATALLLVNQALKPLLPPRRPHESGAPRKTLMLGGIGAIVGFFVVPVVGGIAGYVGAIYGAERLRLGSRGAGWASVRSVMRATGYAVLVELFACLLVTGAWLGAVIWS from the coding sequence ATGGGTGTGTGGCAACTCGTCGCGGTCGGCCTGGTCATGCTTCTCGGCCTGGTCGGCGTGCTGGTGCCGGGGGTGCCCGGGCAGGCGATCGTCTGGGCCGCCGTGCTGTGGTGGGCGTTGACCGACATGACTCCGGTCGCCTGGGGTGTCCTCATCGCCGCCACCGCTCTGCTGCTGGTGAACCAGGCGCTGAAGCCGTTGTTGCCGCCGCGCCGCCCCCATGAGTCGGGGGCACCGCGCAAGACGCTGATGCTGGGCGGGATCGGCGCGATCGTGGGCTTCTTCGTGGTGCCGGTGGTGGGCGGGATCGCCGGATACGTGGGGGCGATCTACGGGGCGGAGCGGCTGCGGCTCGGCAGCCGCGGGGCGGGGTGGGCATCGGTCCGCTCGGTGATGCGGGCGACCGGCTATGCGGTGCTCGTCGAGCTGTTCGCGTGTCTGCTGGTGACAGGGGCCTGGCTGGGCGCGGTGATCTGGTCCTGA
- a CDS encoding helix-turn-helix domain-containing protein encodes MLGAIGLDEIQESAYRALVAVGAAEVSDLAHRLALPEPDTERALRRLEQHGLAAQSSARPGRWVAAPPGVALGALLTQQRHELDQAELAAVLLAEEYRAEATDSAVHDLVEVVTGASAVAHRFHQLQLGAAREVCALVTGKPIAVSGMENESEEQAAARGVSFRVVIEREVLSLPSGITELAASLNRDEQCRVVDRVPTKLVIADTALAMVPLTGRGVEPAALVVHASGLLESLMGLFEAVWREAMPLRIGEHGRLEEESIGPDTTDLEVLSLLLAGLTDASVAKQLDLGLRTVQRRVKGLMELTGVSTRLQLGWHAYERGWVSRTPRA; translated from the coding sequence ATGCTGGGAGCCATAGGTCTCGACGAGATTCAGGAGTCGGCGTACCGCGCCCTCGTGGCGGTGGGAGCAGCGGAGGTCTCCGATCTCGCGCATCGGCTGGCACTTCCCGAGCCGGACACCGAACGGGCGCTGCGCCGGCTGGAGCAGCACGGGCTGGCCGCGCAGTCGTCGGCCCGCCCGGGCCGTTGGGTGGCGGCGCCACCGGGAGTGGCGCTGGGTGCGCTGCTGACCCAGCAGCGTCATGAGCTGGATCAGGCGGAGCTCGCGGCGGTGCTGCTCGCCGAGGAGTACCGGGCCGAGGCCACCGATTCGGCCGTGCACGATCTGGTCGAGGTGGTCACGGGCGCGAGCGCGGTGGCGCACCGGTTCCACCAGTTGCAGCTGGGTGCCGCGCGCGAGGTGTGCGCCCTGGTCACCGGGAAGCCGATCGCCGTGAGCGGCATGGAGAACGAGTCGGAGGAGCAGGCGGCCGCGCGCGGGGTGTCGTTCCGGGTGGTGATCGAGCGCGAGGTGCTCTCGCTGCCGTCCGGGATCACGGAGCTGGCGGCCTCGCTGAACCGTGATGAGCAGTGCCGGGTCGTCGACCGGGTGCCCACCAAACTGGTCATCGCCGACACGGCCCTGGCGATGGTGCCGCTGACCGGTCGGGGAGTCGAGCCCGCGGCGCTGGTGGTTCACGCCTCCGGGCTGCTGGAGTCGCTGATGGGGCTCTTCGAGGCGGTGTGGCGCGAGGCCATGCCGCTCCGGATCGGCGAGCACGGCCGGCTGGAGGAGGAGTCCATCGGGCCCGATACGACGGACCTGGAGGTTCTCTCGCTACTGCTGGCCGGGCTGACGGACGCGAGCGTGGCGAAGCAGCTGGATCTGGGGTTGCGGACCGTGCAGCGGCGGGTGAAGGGCCTGATGGAGCTGACCGGGGTGTCGACCCGGCTGCAGCTGGGCTGGCACGCGTACGAACGGGGCTGGGTGTCCCGGACACCACGGGCCTGA
- a CDS encoding rodlin, with the protein MIKKVLATGAVAASILGLGATQAMAIGDDNGTTSVNGNGASQSFGNAETHGDGSPQFGLVQGSLNKPCIGLPAKANVGSLVGLVPVAVQDINVLASPQNQQCTENSTQAKGDEPLSHILDDIPVLSGNGAGNS; encoded by the coding sequence GTGATCAAAAAGGTTCTGGCTACGGGCGCCGTTGCCGCCTCCATCCTCGGCCTGGGCGCGACGCAGGCCATGGCGATCGGCGACGACAACGGTACGACCTCGGTCAACGGCAACGGAGCCTCGCAGTCGTTCGGCAACGCCGAGACCCATGGTGACGGCAGTCCGCAGTTCGGCCTGGTCCAGGGAAGCCTGAACAAGCCGTGCATCGGCCTGCCCGCCAAGGCCAACGTCGGCTCGCTCGTCGGCCTGGTCCCGGTCGCGGTCCAGGACATCAACGTGCTGGCCTCGCCGCAGAACCAGCAGTGCACGGAGAACTCCACCCAGGCCAAGGGTGACGAGCCGCTGTCGCACATCCTGGACGACATCCCGGTGCTCTCCGGCAACGGTGCCGGCAACAGCTGA
- a CDS encoding DUF5949 family protein, with the protein MTSPQTATGTFTQAQLGTMTLIGWSGEHPDGSHDVAFLLVYSLGDGIDGPAAGEAAMRVALSRSGLPVGSGPVYAAETPGLAVKLLVQAGQAVLTLPHFTAQYPVPPEWLAAAGQRGEVHAMFATRPWPQGAPGLPVSEELLRSFAGDAEVIMTSAHCVLPVRSLG; encoded by the coding sequence ATGACCTCACCCCAGACCGCCACCGGCACGTTCACGCAGGCCCAGTTGGGCACGATGACGCTGATCGGGTGGAGCGGCGAACACCCTGACGGCAGCCACGACGTCGCCTTCCTTCTCGTGTACTCACTGGGCGACGGGATCGACGGCCCGGCCGCCGGTGAGGCCGCCATGCGCGTGGCCCTGAGCCGCAGCGGCCTGCCGGTCGGCTCCGGCCCTGTGTACGCCGCCGAGACCCCGGGGCTTGCGGTGAAGCTTCTCGTCCAGGCCGGCCAGGCGGTCCTGACGCTGCCTCACTTCACCGCGCAGTACCCCGTACCGCCCGAGTGGCTGGCCGCGGCCGGGCAGCGGGGCGAGGTGCACGCGATGTTCGCCACCCGCCCGTGGCCCCAGGGCGCTCCGGGCCTGCCGGTGAGCGAGGAACTGCTGCGCTCGTTCGCGGGAGACGCGGAGGTCATCATGACCTCCGCCCACTGCGTCCTTCCGGTACGCAGCCTGGGCTGA
- a CDS encoding chaplin yields the protein MRKALSKSVLVMAAASGILTAAGGYAFADASADGAAIGSPGVGSGNAVQVPVHVPVNVCGNTVNVVGLLNPAFGNECSNGGGSDNGNSGQGASAEGVATDSPGVLSGNLVQAPVDVPVNACGNSVDIVGALNPAFGNECSNGGRPSNEPPVVEPPVVEPPVVEPPVVEPPVVEPPVVEPPVVEPPVVEPPVVEPPVVEPPVIEPPVVEPPVIEPPVVEPPVVEPPVVTTPVSTSAVDDALIDSIPAASTGTLSTDTQLARTGAAGLGLASGASAALLLGGAVVMRRARRSQV from the coding sequence ATGCGAAAAGCCTTGAGTAAGAGCGTGCTGGTCATGGCGGCGGCGTCAGGAATTCTGACCGCAGCGGGCGGGTACGCCTTCGCGGACGCGTCGGCCGATGGCGCCGCCATCGGATCGCCGGGCGTCGGCTCGGGCAACGCCGTGCAGGTGCCGGTGCACGTTCCCGTCAACGTGTGCGGCAACACGGTCAATGTGGTCGGTCTGCTGAATCCCGCGTTCGGCAACGAGTGCTCCAACGGGGGCGGCTCCGACAACGGCAACAGCGGCCAGGGGGCGAGCGCCGAAGGCGTCGCGACCGACTCTCCTGGTGTGCTGTCCGGAAACCTTGTCCAGGCACCGGTGGACGTCCCGGTCAACGCCTGCGGCAACAGTGTCGACATCGTCGGCGCGCTGAACCCTGCGTTCGGCAACGAGTGCTCCAATGGGGGCAGGCCTAGCAACGAGCCTCCGGTGGTCGAACCCCCCGTGGTCGAACCCCCCGTGGTCGAACCCCCCGTGGTCGAACCCCCCGTGGTCGAACCCCCCGTGGTCGAACCGCCCGTGGTCGAACCCCCCGTGGTCGAACCGCCCGTGGTCGAACCCCCCGTGGTCGAACCGCCCGTGATCGAGCCCCCCGTGGTCGAACCGCCCGTGATCGAGCCCCCCGTGGTCGAACCCCCTGTGGTCGAACCCCCCGTGGTCACAACCCCGGTCTCCACGTCGGCCGTCGATGACGCCCTGATCGACAGTATCCCGGCGGCCTCCACCGGGACCTTGAGCACCGACACCCAGCTGGCCCGCACCGGTGCTGCCGGCCTCGGCCTGGCCTCCGGAGCGAGTGCCGCGCTGCTGCTCGGTGGCGCGGTGGTAATGCGCCGAGCCCGTCGCTCGCAGGTCTGA
- the rsgA gene encoding ribosome small subunit-dependent GTPase A gives MSFPSSPSSSSSASSLQGSSASHPLSPYGWDDDWAVAFAPYAEQGLLPGRVVRVDRGQCDVVTPHGMLRADTAFVVPRDPMRIVCTGDWVAVDPDGDPQFVRTLLPRRTAFVRSTSSQRSEGQVLATNVDHIVICVSLAVELDLGRVERFLALAMSSSSGDALLRDGASATDGTAQPIVVLTKADLVPDADTLSYFVQDIEAVAPGVQVLPVSSATGEGLDVFGAIVASGTSVLLGVSGAGKSTLANTLLGDDVMAVQAARDVDGKGRHTTTTRNLLVLPSGGVLIDTPGLRGVGLWDAETGVGQVFSEIEELAAQCRFHDCAHVSEPGCAVLAAIEDGSLPERRLDSFRKLLRENQRIVSKTDARVRSEMLRDWKRKGAEGRAAMKAKQGRLR, from the coding sequence TTGTCTTTCCCGTCTTCTCCTTCCTCTTCCTCCTCCGCTTCCTCTCTTCAGGGTTCCTCCGCGTCGCACCCGCTGTCCCCGTACGGCTGGGACGACGACTGGGCCGTCGCATTCGCTCCGTACGCCGAACAGGGCCTGCTGCCCGGACGCGTGGTGCGGGTGGACCGCGGGCAGTGCGATGTCGTCACCCCGCACGGCATGCTCCGGGCCGACACCGCCTTCGTGGTACCGCGCGATCCGATGCGCATCGTCTGCACGGGCGACTGGGTCGCCGTCGACCCCGACGGAGATCCGCAGTTCGTACGGACACTGCTGCCGCGACGCACCGCTTTCGTGCGCTCGACATCGTCGCAGCGCTCCGAAGGACAGGTGCTCGCCACCAACGTCGACCACATCGTCATCTGTGTCTCGCTCGCCGTGGAGCTCGACCTCGGGCGGGTGGAGCGCTTCCTCGCGCTCGCCATGTCCAGCTCCAGCGGTGACGCGCTGCTGAGGGACGGTGCGTCCGCCACGGACGGCACCGCCCAGCCGATCGTGGTGCTGACCAAGGCCGATCTGGTGCCGGACGCCGACACGCTGTCGTATTTCGTCCAGGACATCGAAGCCGTCGCGCCCGGTGTACAGGTGCTGCCCGTCAGCTCCGCCACCGGGGAGGGGCTCGATGTCTTCGGCGCCATCGTCGCGAGCGGCACGAGTGTGCTGCTCGGAGTGTCCGGCGCGGGAAAGTCGACCCTTGCCAACACGCTGCTCGGCGACGACGTGATGGCCGTACAGGCCGCCCGTGACGTCGACGGCAAGGGCCGGCACACCACCACGACCCGCAATCTGCTGGTCCTGCCCTCCGGGGGCGTGCTGATCGACACCCCCGGGCTGCGCGGGGTCGGCCTCTGGGACGCGGAGACTGGTGTCGGCCAGGTCTTCTCCGAGATCGAGGAGCTGGCCGCGCAGTGCCGGTTCCACGACTGCGCCCATGTGTCCGAGCCCGGCTGCGCGGTGCTCGCCGCGATCGAGGACGGCTCGCTGCCCGAGCGGCGCCTGGACAGCTTCCGCAAGCTGCTCCGCGAGAACCAGCGCATCGTCTCGAAGACCGATGCCCGGGTGCGCTCCGAAATGCTCCGCGACTGGAAGCGCAAGGGCGCCGAGGGCCGGGCCGCCATGAAAGCGAAGCAGGGCAGGCTCCGGTAG
- a CDS encoding S8 family peptidase: MRPISRTALGAATAAVLAVTAIAPSAAAPQDDTTAKRPLTGSAAAGAKKGEPATVTLVTGDKVLVSRGGSGAPSVTALPREDGTVPLVQTRQSGDDLYVYPDDAVEALAAGKVDEELFNVTGLIRQGYDDASTKSLPLIAVYGQDMARSAPVTPRGAKRGLALDAIDGVALKADKAKAADFWSDVTDTRSRSASGLKKLWLDRKVQATLDKSTKQIGADLAWAAGYDGKGTKVAVLDTGVDAEHPDLKGRIAASENFTDSDTTDDRQGHGTHTISTVGGTGAASGGKKKGVAPGADLLAGKVLNDGGSGAESWIIAGMQWAVDQKADVVSMSLGSPTPTDCTDPMGVAAEELSRSGNTLFVIAAGNSGPTLNTVSSPGCAPSVLTVGAVDRDDSTAQFSSRGPVIGSHTLKPEIAAPGVAISAAAAGGRGVYAYQTMSGTSMATPHVAGAAAIVKQRHPDWTAQQIKADLVSSAKSDVPGDVREIGGGRLDVKAAVDTTVVGAPAVQGGTFNWPQDRSDRTTVEVPYTNSGTEPVKLSLKVQGVTGNDGSDVRSSVAKLDASTVTVPAGATVDVPLEIDPTARLKAAQYGDVTGRVLATGPGGVKVSTPFSMYVGPETVTLRVKLVDRAGKPATGSSSLDVIATDTAGGERRFNDGATDQVYQVRPGAYFVSSFITTPDAKDATGRMVESVGYLARPQLNVTKDTTLVLDARKAHRIQVKTEDRKSENRSTTLTFGRSWDDTWLHAGSISAGRAIKNYLVDVEGRAGDGDFEFAGVWRAYAPQLEKLSVVGGGELHAQLASTGSVNLDGRGEAALVDAGAGTPDELKAAGVSNKIALVKIADGAAMAVPARDAKAAGAKAVIAYRPSAGPWQPSVGFGAAPLPSLGIETSEADGLKAALADGPVTLRWKGTAVSPFVYNLAFPETGPITSDRTYKVRDSKLGKSTATYEAMGVAADYVDSAVFNRPYGGRYSAGTFDTVAAPGRRTEYYSAGDTGWERYISSSFPWGETMVDPSRTYKAGSQRTESWYRGVVGPSAPLDTQGKQLLAAERQDNLIGVAPGFWADTEHGGVQGSFGDLGNMRLTSGGQVLGESGWPSGVFTVPSEDAAYELTMTTFKVGQPAAVWKRSTHTETTWKFRSKRDENVYSQGIPLLFPGYDLDTDGLKTLAAKDGQTIGLNVTGHAGYTPGKLVAAKVSYSYDGGETWTTATTAQRGGHWTATVNHAGAAGKPVALKTELTDANGNFVVQTVNDAYAVR, from the coding sequence ATGCGTCCGATATCGCGTACGGCGCTGGGGGCGGCCACCGCCGCGGTCCTGGCCGTCACCGCGATCGCACCGTCCGCGGCAGCGCCGCAGGACGACACGACCGCGAAGAGGCCACTGACCGGCAGTGCGGCCGCCGGTGCCAAGAAGGGCGAACCGGCCACCGTCACCCTGGTCACCGGCGACAAGGTCCTGGTGAGCAGGGGCGGTTCGGGAGCGCCGTCGGTCACCGCGCTGCCGCGCGAGGACGGCACCGTCCCCCTCGTGCAGACCAGGCAGTCCGGCGATGACCTGTACGTCTACCCGGACGACGCCGTCGAGGCGCTGGCCGCGGGCAAGGTCGACGAGGAACTCTTCAACGTCACCGGACTCATCCGCCAGGGCTACGACGACGCGAGCACCAAGTCGCTGCCGCTGATCGCCGTCTACGGCCAGGACATGGCCCGCTCCGCTCCCGTCACCCCGCGCGGCGCGAAGCGCGGACTCGCGCTCGACGCGATCGACGGCGTCGCCCTCAAGGCCGACAAGGCGAAGGCCGCCGACTTCTGGTCGGACGTCACCGACACCCGCTCCCGCTCGGCCTCCGGTCTGAAGAAGCTCTGGCTCGACCGCAAGGTTCAGGCCACCCTCGACAAGTCGACAAAGCAGATCGGTGCCGACCTCGCCTGGGCCGCCGGATACGACGGCAAGGGCACCAAGGTCGCCGTGCTCGACACCGGTGTCGACGCCGAGCACCCCGACCTCAAGGGCCGGATCGCCGCCTCGGAGAACTTCACCGACTCCGACACCACCGACGACCGTCAGGGCCACGGCACCCACACCATCTCCACCGTGGGCGGCACCGGCGCGGCCAGCGGCGGCAAGAAGAAGGGCGTCGCCCCCGGCGCCGACCTGCTCGCCGGCAAGGTCCTCAACGACGGCGGATCCGGCGCCGAGTCCTGGATCATCGCCGGTATGCAGTGGGCCGTCGACCAGAAGGCCGACGTCGTCTCGATGAGCCTCGGCAGCCCGACGCCCACCGACTGCACCGACCCGATGGGCGTCGCCGCCGAGGAGCTCTCCCGGAGCGGCAACACCTTGTTCGTGATCGCGGCCGGCAACTCGGGACCGACGCTGAACACCGTGTCCTCGCCGGGCTGCGCCCCCAGCGTGCTGACCGTCGGCGCCGTCGACCGAGACGACTCCACGGCCCAGTTCTCCAGCCGCGGACCCGTGATCGGATCGCACACGCTCAAGCCCGAGATCGCCGCTCCCGGCGTCGCCATCTCGGCCGCCGCTGCCGGTGGCCGAGGCGTCTACGCGTACCAGACGATGTCCGGTACGTCGATGGCCACCCCGCATGTCGCGGGCGCCGCGGCCATCGTGAAGCAGCGTCACCCGGACTGGACCGCTCAGCAGATCAAGGCGGACCTCGTGTCGTCCGCGAAGAGCGACGTCCCCGGCGACGTGCGCGAGATCGGCGGCGGCCGCCTCGATGTGAAGGCCGCCGTCGACACCACCGTCGTCGGCGCCCCCGCCGTCCAGGGCGGCACCTTCAACTGGCCGCAGGACAGGAGCGACCGCACCACGGTCGAGGTCCCGTACACCAACTCCGGCACCGAGCCGGTGAAGCTGTCGCTGAAGGTCCAGGGCGTCACCGGCAACGACGGGTCGGATGTCCGCTCCTCGGTCGCGAAGCTCGACGCGAGCACCGTCACCGTCCCGGCCGGAGCCACCGTCGACGTACCGCTGGAGATCGACCCGACCGCGAGGCTGAAGGCCGCCCAGTACGGCGACGTCACCGGACGCGTGCTGGCCACCGGGCCCGGCGGTGTGAAGGTCTCCACCCCGTTCTCGATGTACGTCGGACCGGAGACCGTCACCCTGCGCGTCAAGCTCGTCGACCGCGCGGGCAAGCCCGCCACGGGCTCCTCCTCGCTGGACGTCATCGCCACCGACACCGCCGGCGGTGAGCGTCGCTTCAACGACGGTGCCACCGACCAGGTCTACCAGGTGCGCCCCGGCGCGTACTTCGTCTCCAGCTTCATCACGACGCCCGACGCGAAGGACGCCACCGGCAGGATGGTCGAGTCCGTCGGCTACCTCGCACGGCCGCAGCTGAACGTCACCAAGGACACCACCCTGGTCCTGGACGCCCGCAAGGCCCACCGGATCCAGGTGAAGACCGAGGACCGCAAGTCCGAGAACCGCTCCACGACGCTCACGTTCGGCCGCAGCTGGGACGACACCTGGCTGCACGCCGGCTCCATCTCCGCCGGCCGCGCCATCAAGAACTACCTGGTCGATGTCGAGGGCAGGGCCGGTGACGGCGACTTCGAGTTCGCCGGTGTCTGGCGTGCGTACGCACCGCAGCTCGAAAAGCTCTCGGTCGTCGGCGGCGGCGAGTTGCACGCGCAACTGGCCAGTACCGGATCCGTCAACCTCGACGGTAGGGGTGAGGCCGCCCTCGTCGACGCGGGCGCCGGCACCCCCGACGAGTTGAAGGCCGCCGGTGTCTCGAACAAGATCGCCCTGGTCAAGATCGCCGACGGCGCCGCGATGGCCGTCCCGGCACGGGACGCCAAGGCGGCCGGTGCGAAGGCGGTCATCGCGTACCGGCCGTCGGCGGGCCCCTGGCAGCCGTCCGTCGGCTTCGGCGCGGCGCCGCTGCCCTCCCTCGGAATCGAGACGAGTGAGGCCGACGGCCTGAAGGCCGCCCTGGCCGACGGCCCCGTGACGCTGCGCTGGAAGGGCACCGCCGTCAGCCCGTTCGTCTACAACCTCGCCTTCCCCGAGACCGGCCCCATCACCTCGGACCGCACCTACAAGGTCCGTGACAGCAAGCTCGGCAAGTCCACCGCCACGTACGAGGCAATGGGCGTCGCGGCCGACTACGTCGACTCGGCCGTCTTCAACCGGCCTTACGGCGGGCGCTACTCCGCAGGGACGTTCGACACCGTCGCCGCCCCGGGCAGGCGCACCGAGTACTACTCGGCGGGTGACACCGGCTGGGAGCGGTACATCTCCTCCAGCTTCCCCTGGGGCGAGACCATGGTCGATCCTTCCCGCACGTACAAGGCGGGCTCGCAGCGGACGGAGAGCTGGTACCGGGGCGTGGTCGGCCCGTCGGCTCCGCTCGACACCCAGGGCAAGCAGCTGCTCGCCGCGGAACGTCAGGACAACCTGATCGGCGTCGCTCCCGGCTTCTGGGCCGACACCGAACACGGCGGCGTCCAGGGCTCCTTCGGAGACCTCGGCAACATGCGGCTCACCAGTGGTGGTCAGGTCCTCGGCGAGTCCGGGTGGCCGTCCGGGGTGTTCACCGTCCCGTCCGAGGACGCGGCGTACGAACTCACCATGACGACCTTCAAGGTCGGTCAGCCCGCCGCCGTGTGGAAGCGGTCCACCCACACCGAGACCACCTGGAAGTTCCGCTCGAAGCGGGACGAGAACGTGTACTCGCAGGGGATTCCGCTGCTCTTCCCGGGCTACGACCTGGACACCGACGGGCTCAAGACCCTTGCCGCGAAGGACGGTCAGACCATCGGCCTGAACGTCACCGGCCACGCGGGCTACACGCCCGGCAAGCTGGTCGCCGCCAAGGTCTCGTACTCCTACGACGGCGGCGAGACCTGGACCACGGCCACCACCGCGCAGCGCGGCGGCCACTGGACCGCGACCGTGAACCACGCGGGCGCGGCGGGCAAGCCGGTCGCTCTGAAGACCGAACTGACGGACGCCAACGGCAACTTCGTCGTCCAGACCGTGAACGACGCATACGCCGTGCGCTGA
- a CDS encoding rodlin produces the protein MKKMMAGAAVAVSLVGLSAAAAPTAMAIGDDRGTTSVNGNDTVSEFGNSVTRGDGSPQVQLVQGTLNKACLGVPLKGNVGSLVGVLVPVAVQDVNVLASPQNQQCADNSTQAKGDEALSHIADDIPVLSGNGTGNS, from the coding sequence ATGAAGAAGATGATGGCCGGCGCAGCAGTGGCCGTGTCCCTGGTCGGCCTGTCGGCCGCTGCGGCCCCGACGGCCATGGCGATCGGTGACGACCGGGGGACCACGTCGGTCAACGGCAACGACACCGTGAGCGAGTTCGGCAACAGCGTGACCCGGGGTGACGGCAGCCCGCAGGTCCAGCTCGTCCAGGGCACGCTGAACAAGGCCTGCCTCGGCGTGCCGCTCAAGGGCAACGTCGGCTCGCTCGTCGGCGTGCTGGTTCCGGTCGCGGTTCAGGACGTCAACGTGCTGGCCTCGCCGCAGAACCAGCAGTGTGCCGACAACTCCACCCAGGCCAAGGGCGACGAGGCGCTGTCGCACATCGCGGACGACATCCCGGTGCTCTCGGGCAACGGGACCGGCAACAGCTGA
- a CDS encoding rodlin, whose translation MIKRIMASAAVAASVVGVSAAIAPQAMAIGNDTGTTSVNGNNAVQSYGNSATHGDWSPQFALIQGSLNKPCIALPAKANVGSLVGAVPISVQDINVLASPQNQQCTENSTQAKGDEALSHILSDIPVLSGNGTGNN comes from the coding sequence ATGATCAAGAGGATTATGGCCTCGGCGGCCGTCGCTGCTTCGGTCGTCGGCGTCTCCGCCGCGATCGCCCCGCAGGCCATGGCCATCGGCAACGACACCGGCACGACGTCGGTCAACGGCAACAATGCCGTCCAGTCCTACGGCAACTCCGCCACCCACGGCGACTGGAGCCCGCAGTTCGCGCTCATCCAGGGCTCGCTCAACAAGCCCTGCATCGCTCTGCCTGCCAAGGCCAACGTCGGTTCGCTCGTCGGCGCCGTTCCGATCTCGGTCCAGGACATCAATGTTCTGGCCTCGCCGCAGAACCAGCAGTGCACGGAGAACTCCACCCAGGCCAAGGGTGACGAGGCCCTGTCGCACATCCTGAGCGACATTCCGGTCCTCTCCGGCAACGGCACCGGCAACAACTAG
- a CDS encoding chaplin, which produces MKYTKVAAIAAGTLMAMGAAAPAFADAGAEGGAANSPGLLSGNVVQVPVHVPLNLCGNTVNVIALLNPAFGNSCANS; this is translated from the coding sequence GTGAAGTACACCAAGGTTGCCGCCATCGCCGCCGGGACTCTGATGGCGATGGGTGCCGCCGCGCCTGCCTTCGCCGACGCCGGTGCCGAGGGTGGCGCCGCCAACTCCCCGGGCCTGCTGTCCGGCAACGTCGTCCAGGTCCCGGTCCACGTTCCGCTCAACCTCTGCGGCAACACCGTGAACGTGATCGCCCTGCTCAACCCCGCCTTCGGCAACTCCTGCGCCAACAGCTGA
- a CDS encoding AlkA N-terminal domain-containing protein: MDERTRYEAVSSRDARFDGEFFFAVETTGIYCRPSCPAVTPKRKNVRFFPTAAAAQGNGFRACRRCRPDAVPGSADWNVRADVVGRAMRMIGDGVVDREGVPGLAHRLGYSSRQVQRQLNAELGAGPVALARAQRAHTARVLLQTTGLPVTEIVFASGFASVRQFNDTIRRIYARTPSALRAEAGTGLGAAVREARTTGIPLRLAHRGPYAVREVFDLLAGETVARIEEVGGAPGARTYRRTLRLPYGTGVVAVDERSAGSWLDARIHLTDLRDLTTAVQRLRCLFDLDADPYAVDERLGGDPRLAPGVAARPGLRSPGAADPEEFAVRTLVGRAGAERLVETYGKVLDIPCGGLTHVFPEPGVLAGAADGPELRALATALADGDVRLDAGADRDEAEQALLRLPGIGPADAALIRMRALGDPDVDPDGRPEAERWRPWRSYAVRHLSL, encoded by the coding sequence ATGGACGAACGGACCAGGTACGAGGCGGTGAGCAGCCGCGACGCCCGTTTCGACGGTGAGTTCTTCTTCGCCGTCGAAACGACCGGCATCTACTGCCGGCCGAGCTGCCCCGCCGTCACCCCCAAGCGGAAGAACGTCCGCTTCTTCCCGACCGCGGCCGCCGCCCAGGGCAACGGCTTCCGGGCGTGCCGACGGTGCCGCCCGGACGCCGTGCCGGGCTCGGCGGACTGGAACGTCCGGGCCGATGTCGTCGGCCGGGCCATGCGGATGATCGGCGACGGCGTGGTCGACCGGGAGGGCGTGCCCGGTCTCGCCCACCGGCTCGGCTACAGCTCACGCCAGGTGCAGCGGCAGCTCAACGCGGAGCTGGGCGCCGGACCCGTCGCTCTCGCCCGCGCCCAGCGGGCCCACACCGCGCGAGTGCTGCTCCAGACGACCGGGCTGCCGGTGACCGAGATCGTCTTCGCCTCCGGCTTCGCCAGCGTCCGGCAGTTCAACGACACGATCCGGCGGATCTACGCCCGTACGCCGAGCGCCCTGCGCGCCGAGGCAGGGACGGGGCTGGGGGCGGCGGTACGGGAGGCGCGCACCACCGGGATTCCGCTGCGGCTCGCGCACCGGGGCCCGTACGCGGTCCGCGAGGTCTTCGATCTCCTGGCCGGTGAGACGGTCGCCCGGATCGAGGAGGTCGGCGGGGCGCCCGGCGCCCGCACCTACCGGCGCACCCTGCGGCTGCCTTACGGCACCGGCGTCGTGGCCGTCGACGAACGGTCCGCCGGGTCCTGGCTGGATGCCCGGATCCACCTCACGGATCTGCGGGATCTGACGACGGCCGTGCAGCGGCTGCGGTGTCTGTTCGACCTGGACGCCGATCCGTACGCCGTCGACGAGCGGCTCGGCGGCGACCCGCGGCTCGCACCGGGGGTCGCCGCCCGCCCCGGACTGCGCTCGCCGGGTGCTGCGGACCCGGAGGAGTTCGCCGTACGGACGCTGGTGGGCAGGGCCGGGGCCGAGCGGCTCGTCGAGACGTACGGGAAGGTCCTCGACATCCCCTGCGGAGGGCTCACGCATGTGTTTCCCGAGCCTGGAGTGCTGGCCGGTGCGGCGGACGGCCCGGAGCTGCGGGCCCTGGCGACCGCGCTCGCCGACGGGGACGTACGGCTCGACGCCGGGGCCGACCGCGACGAGGCCGAGCAGGCACTGCTGCGGCTGCCGGGGATCGGTCCGGCTGACGCTGCGCTCATCAGGATGCGTGCGCTCGGTGACCCCGATGTGGATCCGGACGGGAGGCCCGAGGCGGAGCGGTGGCGGCCCTGGCGCTCGTACGCCGTACGCCATCTGAGCCTCTAG